From a region of the Tursiops truncatus isolate mTurTru1 chromosome 13, mTurTru1.mat.Y, whole genome shotgun sequence genome:
- the LOC101339409 gene encoding methyl-CpG-binding domain protein 1 isoform X12 — translation MAEDWLDCPALGPGWKRREVFRKSGATCGRSDTYYQSPTGDRIRSKVELTRYLGPACDLTLFDFKQGILCYPAPKAHSLAVPSRKRKKPSKPAKAQKRQVGPSKSEVRKEAPRDETKADAGTVPASLPAPGCCENCGISFSGDGTRRQRLKTLCKDCRAQRIAFNREQRMFKRVGCGECAACQVTEDCGACSTCLLQLPHDVASGLFCKCERRRCLRIVERVSRAGGVGPRLTCTPDPHSPGPMRHTSGPPQSRGCGVCRGCQTREDCGRCRVCLRPPRPGLRRQWRCVQRRCLRHLAHRLRRHHQRCQRRPPLAVAPPAGKHGRRRGGCDSKVAPRRRPPRTQPLPALPPSQPPESPELHPRALAPSPPAEFIYYCVDEDELQPYTNRRQNRKCGACAACLRRMDCGHCDFCCDKPKFGGSNQKRQKCRWRQCLQFAMKRLLPSVWAGSEDGAGPPAPYPRRKRPGSARRPRLGQTPKPPLATPMAQPDRAQTPVKQEAGSGFVLPPPGTDLVFLREGASSPVQVPGPAPASTAALLQAVDPGLPPVKQEPPDPEEDKEEENKDDPTADLAPEEEAGGAGTPVITEIFSLGGTRLRDTAVWLPSLQGRQSGREDGCKEWETEETLAPTSTSCKPRGWPGTHVSLSPPPTSMMWVSCRRSWCPSSQS, via the exons ATGGCTGAGGACTGGCTGGACTGCCcggccctgggccctggctggAAGCGCCGTGAGGTCTTTCGCAAGTCAGGTGCCACCTGTGGACGCTCAGACACCTATTACCAGAG ccccacaggaGACAGGATCCGAAGCAAAGTTGAGCTGACCCGATACCTGGGCCCTGCGTGCGATCTCACCCTCTTTGACTTCAAACAAGGCATCCTGTGCTATCCAGCCCCTAAG GCCCATTCCTTGGCCGTCCCCAGCAGGAAGCGGAAGAAGCCTTCGAAGCCAGCCAAGGCTCAGAAACGTCAGGTTGGACCTTCGAAGAGCGAAGTCAGGAAGGAGGCCCCAAGGGATGAGACCAAGGCTGATGCTGGCACAGTCCCAGCCTCACTTCCTGCGCCTGG GTGCTGTGAGAACTGTGGAATCAGCTTTTCAGGGGATGGAACCCGACGGCAGCGACTCAAGACTCTGTGCAAGGACTGCCGAG CACAGAGAATTGCTTTCAACCGGGAGCAGAGGATGTTTAAG CGTGTGGGCTGCGGGGAGTGTGCGGCCTGCCAGGTAACAGAAGACTGTGGGGCCTGCTCCACCTGCCTTCTGCAGTTGCCCCATGATGTGGCCTCGGGGCTGTTCTGCAAGTGTGAGCGAAGACGGTGCCTCCGGATTGTGGAAAGGGTGAGTCGGGCAGGTGGGGTGGGCCCGAGGCTCACCTGCACTCCTGACCCTCATAGCCCTGGCCCCATGCGTCACACCTCCGGCCCCCCACAGAGCCGAGGGTGTGGAGTGTGCCGGGGCTGTCAGACCCGAGAGGACTGTGGCCGTTGTCGAGTCTGCCTTCGCCCTCCCCGCCCTGGTCTCAGGCGCCAGTGGAGGTGCGTCCAGCGGCGTTGCCTGCGG CACCTTGCACACCGCCTCCGCCGCCACCATCAGCGATGTCAACGACGCCCTCCCCTAGCTGTGGCTCCCCCTGCT GGTAAACACGGCCGCCGCAGGGGAGGCTGCGACTCCAAGGTGGCTCCCCGGCGGCGCCCTCCCCGAACCCAGCCACTGCCTGCACTTCCGCCCTCGCAGCCTCCAGAGTCTCCAGAGCTG CACCCCAGAGCCCTGGCCCCCTCGCCACCTGCTGAATTCATCTATTACTGTGTAGACGAGGACGAGCTA cagCCTTACACGAACCGTCGGCAGAACCGCAAGTGTGGGGCCTGTGCGGCCTGCCTGCGGCGGATGGACTGTGGCCACTGCGACTTCTGCTGTGATAAGCCCAAATTCGGGGGCAGCAACCAGAAGCGCCAGAAGTGTCGTTGGCGCCAGTGCCTGCAGTTTGCTATG AAGCGGCTGCTGCCAAGTGTCTGGGCAGGTTCCGAGGATGGCGCCGGGCCACCCGCACCTTACCCGCGTCGAAAGAGGCCTGGCTCTGCTCGAAGGCCCCGTCTGGGTCAGACCCCGAAGCCTCCCTTGGCCACGCCCATGGCCCAGCCAGACCGTGCCCAGACTCCAGTGAAGCAGGAAGCAGGCAGTGGCTTTGTGCTGCCCCCGCCTGGCACCGACCTCGTGTTCTTACGGGAGGGTGCAAGCAGTCCCGTGCAGGTGCCTGGCCCAGCTCCAGCCTCCACAGCGGCTCTGTTACAG GCAGTAGACCCAGGCCTGCCACCTGTGAAGCAAGAGCCACCTGACCCTGAGGAGGACAAGGAGGAGGAGAACAAGGATGACCCCACCGCTGACTTGGCCCcagaggaggaggcaggaggggctggCACGCCCGTG ATCACGGAGATTTTCAGCCTGGGTGGAACCCGCCTCCGGGACACAGCAGTCTGGTTGCCAAG TCTGCAGGGCAGGCAATCGGGAAGGGAAGATGGATGTAAAGAGTGGGAGACCGAGGAGACACTGGCGCCCACGAGCACGAGCTGCAAACCACGCGGATGGCCCGGAACCCATGTCAGCCTCTCACCACCTCCAACTTCGATGATGTGGGTTTCCTGCAGAAGAAGCTGGTGCCCTTCATCACAGAGTTAA
- the LOC101339409 gene encoding methyl-CpG-binding domain protein 1 isoform X9 produces MAEDWLDCPALGPGWKRREVFRKSGATCGRSDTYYQSPTGDRIRSKVELTRYLGPACDLTLFDFKQGILCYPAPKAHSLAVPSRKRKKPSKPAKAQKRQVGPSKSEVRKEAPRDETKADAGTVPASLPAPGCCENCGISFSGDGTRRQRLKTLCKDCRAQRIAFNREQRMFKRVGCGECAACQVTEDCGACSTCLLQLPHDVASGLFCKCERRRCLRIVERSRGCGVCRGCQTREDCGRCRVCLRPPRPGLRRQWRCVQRRCLRHLAHRLRRHHQRCQRRPPLAVAPPAGKHGRRRGGCDSKVAPRRRPPRTQPLPALPPSQPPESPELHPRALAPSPPAEFIYYCVDEDELQPYTNRRQNRKCGACAACLRRMDCGHCDFCCDKPKFGGSNQKRQKCRWRQCLQFAMKRLLPSVWAGSEDGAGPPAPYPRRKRPGSARRPRLGQTPKPPLATPMAQPDRAQTPVKQEAGSGFVLPPPGTDLVFLREGASSPVQVPGPAPASTAALLQEAQCPGLSWVVALPQVKQEKADAQEDWTPGTAILTSPVLLPGCPSKAVDPGLPPVKQEPPDPEEDKEEENKDDPTADLAPEEEAGGAGTPVITEIFSLGGTRLRDTAVWLPSLQGRQSGREDGCKEWETEETLAPTSTSCKPRGWPGTHVSLSPPPTSMMWVSCRRSWCPSSQS; encoded by the exons ATGGCTGAGGACTGGCTGGACTGCCcggccctgggccctggctggAAGCGCCGTGAGGTCTTTCGCAAGTCAGGTGCCACCTGTGGACGCTCAGACACCTATTACCAGAG ccccacaggaGACAGGATCCGAAGCAAAGTTGAGCTGACCCGATACCTGGGCCCTGCGTGCGATCTCACCCTCTTTGACTTCAAACAAGGCATCCTGTGCTATCCAGCCCCTAAG GCCCATTCCTTGGCCGTCCCCAGCAGGAAGCGGAAGAAGCCTTCGAAGCCAGCCAAGGCTCAGAAACGTCAGGTTGGACCTTCGAAGAGCGAAGTCAGGAAGGAGGCCCCAAGGGATGAGACCAAGGCTGATGCTGGCACAGTCCCAGCCTCACTTCCTGCGCCTGG GTGCTGTGAGAACTGTGGAATCAGCTTTTCAGGGGATGGAACCCGACGGCAGCGACTCAAGACTCTGTGCAAGGACTGCCGAG CACAGAGAATTGCTTTCAACCGGGAGCAGAGGATGTTTAAG CGTGTGGGCTGCGGGGAGTGTGCGGCCTGCCAGGTAACAGAAGACTGTGGGGCCTGCTCCACCTGCCTTCTGCAGTTGCCCCATGATGTGGCCTCGGGGCTGTTCTGCAAGTGTGAGCGAAGACGGTGCCTCCGGATTGTGGAAAGG AGCCGAGGGTGTGGAGTGTGCCGGGGCTGTCAGACCCGAGAGGACTGTGGCCGTTGTCGAGTCTGCCTTCGCCCTCCCCGCCCTGGTCTCAGGCGCCAGTGGAGGTGCGTCCAGCGGCGTTGCCTGCGG CACCTTGCACACCGCCTCCGCCGCCACCATCAGCGATGTCAACGACGCCCTCCCCTAGCTGTGGCTCCCCCTGCT GGTAAACACGGCCGCCGCAGGGGAGGCTGCGACTCCAAGGTGGCTCCCCGGCGGCGCCCTCCCCGAACCCAGCCACTGCCTGCACTTCCGCCCTCGCAGCCTCCAGAGTCTCCAGAGCTG CACCCCAGAGCCCTGGCCCCCTCGCCACCTGCTGAATTCATCTATTACTGTGTAGACGAGGACGAGCTA cagCCTTACACGAACCGTCGGCAGAACCGCAAGTGTGGGGCCTGTGCGGCCTGCCTGCGGCGGATGGACTGTGGCCACTGCGACTTCTGCTGTGATAAGCCCAAATTCGGGGGCAGCAACCAGAAGCGCCAGAAGTGTCGTTGGCGCCAGTGCCTGCAGTTTGCTATG AAGCGGCTGCTGCCAAGTGTCTGGGCAGGTTCCGAGGATGGCGCCGGGCCACCCGCACCTTACCCGCGTCGAAAGAGGCCTGGCTCTGCTCGAAGGCCCCGTCTGGGTCAGACCCCGAAGCCTCCCTTGGCCACGCCCATGGCCCAGCCAGACCGTGCCCAGACTCCAGTGAAGCAGGAAGCAGGCAGTGGCTTTGTGCTGCCCCCGCCTGGCACCGACCTCGTGTTCTTACGGGAGGGTGCAAGCAGTCCCGTGCAGGTGCCTGGCCCAGCTCCAGCCTCCACAGCGGCTCTGTTACAG GAGGCCCAGTGCCCTGGCCTGAGTTGGGTCGTGGCCTTACCCCAGGTGAAGCAAGAGAAGGCGGATGCCCAGGAAGACTGGACACCGGGCACAGCCATCCTGACTTCTCCTGTATTGCTGCCTGGCTGCCCCAGCAAG GCAGTAGACCCAGGCCTGCCACCTGTGAAGCAAGAGCCACCTGACCCTGAGGAGGACAAGGAGGAGGAGAACAAGGATGACCCCACCGCTGACTTGGCCCcagaggaggaggcaggaggggctggCACGCCCGTG ATCACGGAGATTTTCAGCCTGGGTGGAACCCGCCTCCGGGACACAGCAGTCTGGTTGCCAAG TCTGCAGGGCAGGCAATCGGGAAGGGAAGATGGATGTAAAGAGTGGGAGACCGAGGAGACACTGGCGCCCACGAGCACGAGCTGCAAACCACGCGGATGGCCCGGAACCCATGTCAGCCTCTCACCACCTCCAACTTCGATGATGTGGGTTTCCTGCAGAAGAAGCTGGTGCCCTTCATCACAGAGTTAA
- the LOC101339409 gene encoding methyl-CpG-binding domain protein 1 isoform X28, with product MAEDWLDCPALGPGWKRREVFRKSGATCGRSDTYYQSPTGDRIRSKVELTRYLGPACDLTLFDFKQGILCYPAPKAHSLAVPSRKRKKPSKPAKAQKRQVGPSKSEVRKEAPRDETKADAGTVPASLPAPGCCENCGISFSGDGTRRQRLKTLCKDCRAQRIAFNREQRMFKLPHDVASGLFCKCERRRCLRIVERSRGCGVCRGCQTREDCGRCRVCLRPPRPGLRRQWRCVQRRCLRGKHGRRRGGCDSKVAPRRRPPRTQPLPALPPSQPPESPELHPRALAPSPPAEFIYYCVDEDELQPYTNRRQNRKCGACAACLRRMDCGHCDFCCDKPKFGGSNQKRQKCRWRQCLQFAMKRLLPSVWAGSEDGAGPPAPYPRRKRPGSARRPRLGQTPKPPLATPMAQPDRAQTPVKQEAGSGFVLPPPGTDLVFLREGASSPVQVPGPAPASTAALLQEAQCPGLSWVVALPQVKQEKADAQEDWTPGTAILTSPVLLPGCPSKAVDPGLPPVKQEPPDPEEDKEEENKDDPTADLAPEEEAGGAGTPVITEIFSLGGTRLRDTAVWLPSLQGRQSGREDGCKEWETEETLAPTSTSCKPRGWPGTHVSLSPPPTSMMWVSCRRSWCPSSQS from the exons ATGGCTGAGGACTGGCTGGACTGCCcggccctgggccctggctggAAGCGCCGTGAGGTCTTTCGCAAGTCAGGTGCCACCTGTGGACGCTCAGACACCTATTACCAGAG ccccacaggaGACAGGATCCGAAGCAAAGTTGAGCTGACCCGATACCTGGGCCCTGCGTGCGATCTCACCCTCTTTGACTTCAAACAAGGCATCCTGTGCTATCCAGCCCCTAAG GCCCATTCCTTGGCCGTCCCCAGCAGGAAGCGGAAGAAGCCTTCGAAGCCAGCCAAGGCTCAGAAACGTCAGGTTGGACCTTCGAAGAGCGAAGTCAGGAAGGAGGCCCCAAGGGATGAGACCAAGGCTGATGCTGGCACAGTCCCAGCCTCACTTCCTGCGCCTGG GTGCTGTGAGAACTGTGGAATCAGCTTTTCAGGGGATGGAACCCGACGGCAGCGACTCAAGACTCTGTGCAAGGACTGCCGAG CACAGAGAATTGCTTTCAACCGGGAGCAGAGGATGTTTAAG TTGCCCCATGATGTGGCCTCGGGGCTGTTCTGCAAGTGTGAGCGAAGACGGTGCCTCCGGATTGTGGAAAGG AGCCGAGGGTGTGGAGTGTGCCGGGGCTGTCAGACCCGAGAGGACTGTGGCCGTTGTCGAGTCTGCCTTCGCCCTCCCCGCCCTGGTCTCAGGCGCCAGTGGAGGTGCGTCCAGCGGCGTTGCCTGCGG GGTAAACACGGCCGCCGCAGGGGAGGCTGCGACTCCAAGGTGGCTCCCCGGCGGCGCCCTCCCCGAACCCAGCCACTGCCTGCACTTCCGCCCTCGCAGCCTCCAGAGTCTCCAGAGCTG CACCCCAGAGCCCTGGCCCCCTCGCCACCTGCTGAATTCATCTATTACTGTGTAGACGAGGACGAGCTA cagCCTTACACGAACCGTCGGCAGAACCGCAAGTGTGGGGCCTGTGCGGCCTGCCTGCGGCGGATGGACTGTGGCCACTGCGACTTCTGCTGTGATAAGCCCAAATTCGGGGGCAGCAACCAGAAGCGCCAGAAGTGTCGTTGGCGCCAGTGCCTGCAGTTTGCTATG AAGCGGCTGCTGCCAAGTGTCTGGGCAGGTTCCGAGGATGGCGCCGGGCCACCCGCACCTTACCCGCGTCGAAAGAGGCCTGGCTCTGCTCGAAGGCCCCGTCTGGGTCAGACCCCGAAGCCTCCCTTGGCCACGCCCATGGCCCAGCCAGACCGTGCCCAGACTCCAGTGAAGCAGGAAGCAGGCAGTGGCTTTGTGCTGCCCCCGCCTGGCACCGACCTCGTGTTCTTACGGGAGGGTGCAAGCAGTCCCGTGCAGGTGCCTGGCCCAGCTCCAGCCTCCACAGCGGCTCTGTTACAG GAGGCCCAGTGCCCTGGCCTGAGTTGGGTCGTGGCCTTACCCCAGGTGAAGCAAGAGAAGGCGGATGCCCAGGAAGACTGGACACCGGGCACAGCCATCCTGACTTCTCCTGTATTGCTGCCTGGCTGCCCCAGCAAG GCAGTAGACCCAGGCCTGCCACCTGTGAAGCAAGAGCCACCTGACCCTGAGGAGGACAAGGAGGAGGAGAACAAGGATGACCCCACCGCTGACTTGGCCCcagaggaggaggcaggaggggctggCACGCCCGTG ATCACGGAGATTTTCAGCCTGGGTGGAACCCGCCTCCGGGACACAGCAGTCTGGTTGCCAAG TCTGCAGGGCAGGCAATCGGGAAGGGAAGATGGATGTAAAGAGTGGGAGACCGAGGAGACACTGGCGCCCACGAGCACGAGCTGCAAACCACGCGGATGGCCCGGAACCCATGTCAGCCTCTCACCACCTCCAACTTCGATGATGTGGGTTTCCTGCAGAAGAAGCTGGTGCCCTTCATCACAGAGTTAA
- the LOC101339409 gene encoding methyl-CpG-binding domain protein 1 isoform X25: MAEDWLDCPALGPGWKRREVFRKSGATCGRSDTYYQSPTGDRIRSKVELTRYLGPACDLTLFDFKQGILCYPAPKAHSLAVPSRKRKKPSKPAKAQKRQVGPSKSEVRKEAPRDETKADAGTVPASLPAPGCCENCGISFSGDGTRRQRLKTLCKDCRAQRIAFNREQRMFKRVGCGECAACQVTEDCGACSTCLLQLPHDVASGLFCKCERRRCLRIVERSRGCGVCRGCQTREDCGRCRVCLRPPRPGLRRQWRCVQRRCLRHLAHRLRRHHQRCQRRPPLAVAPPAGKHGRRRGGCDSKVAPRRRPPRTQPLPALPPSQPPESPELHPRALAPSPPAEFIYYCVDEDELQPYTNRRQNRKCGACAACLRRMDCGHCDFCCDKPKFGGSNQKRQKCRWRQCLQFAMKRLLPSVWAGSEDGAGPPAPYPRRKRPGSARRPRLGQTPKPPLATPMAQPDRAQTPVKQEAGSGFVLPPPGTDLVFLREGASSPVQVPGPAPASTAALLQAVDPGLPPVKQEPPDPEEDKEEENKDDPTADLAPEEEAGGAGTPVITEIFSLGGTRLRDTAVWLPSLQGRQSGREDGCKEWETEETLAPTSTSCKPRGWPGTHVSLSPPPTSMMWVSCRRSWCPSSQS; the protein is encoded by the exons ATGGCTGAGGACTGGCTGGACTGCCcggccctgggccctggctggAAGCGCCGTGAGGTCTTTCGCAAGTCAGGTGCCACCTGTGGACGCTCAGACACCTATTACCAGAG ccccacaggaGACAGGATCCGAAGCAAAGTTGAGCTGACCCGATACCTGGGCCCTGCGTGCGATCTCACCCTCTTTGACTTCAAACAAGGCATCCTGTGCTATCCAGCCCCTAAG GCCCATTCCTTGGCCGTCCCCAGCAGGAAGCGGAAGAAGCCTTCGAAGCCAGCCAAGGCTCAGAAACGTCAGGTTGGACCTTCGAAGAGCGAAGTCAGGAAGGAGGCCCCAAGGGATGAGACCAAGGCTGATGCTGGCACAGTCCCAGCCTCACTTCCTGCGCCTGG GTGCTGTGAGAACTGTGGAATCAGCTTTTCAGGGGATGGAACCCGACGGCAGCGACTCAAGACTCTGTGCAAGGACTGCCGAG CACAGAGAATTGCTTTCAACCGGGAGCAGAGGATGTTTAAG CGTGTGGGCTGCGGGGAGTGTGCGGCCTGCCAGGTAACAGAAGACTGTGGGGCCTGCTCCACCTGCCTTCTGCAGTTGCCCCATGATGTGGCCTCGGGGCTGTTCTGCAAGTGTGAGCGAAGACGGTGCCTCCGGATTGTGGAAAGG AGCCGAGGGTGTGGAGTGTGCCGGGGCTGTCAGACCCGAGAGGACTGTGGCCGTTGTCGAGTCTGCCTTCGCCCTCCCCGCCCTGGTCTCAGGCGCCAGTGGAGGTGCGTCCAGCGGCGTTGCCTGCGG CACCTTGCACACCGCCTCCGCCGCCACCATCAGCGATGTCAACGACGCCCTCCCCTAGCTGTGGCTCCCCCTGCT GGTAAACACGGCCGCCGCAGGGGAGGCTGCGACTCCAAGGTGGCTCCCCGGCGGCGCCCTCCCCGAACCCAGCCACTGCCTGCACTTCCGCCCTCGCAGCCTCCAGAGTCTCCAGAGCTG CACCCCAGAGCCCTGGCCCCCTCGCCACCTGCTGAATTCATCTATTACTGTGTAGACGAGGACGAGCTA cagCCTTACACGAACCGTCGGCAGAACCGCAAGTGTGGGGCCTGTGCGGCCTGCCTGCGGCGGATGGACTGTGGCCACTGCGACTTCTGCTGTGATAAGCCCAAATTCGGGGGCAGCAACCAGAAGCGCCAGAAGTGTCGTTGGCGCCAGTGCCTGCAGTTTGCTATG AAGCGGCTGCTGCCAAGTGTCTGGGCAGGTTCCGAGGATGGCGCCGGGCCACCCGCACCTTACCCGCGTCGAAAGAGGCCTGGCTCTGCTCGAAGGCCCCGTCTGGGTCAGACCCCGAAGCCTCCCTTGGCCACGCCCATGGCCCAGCCAGACCGTGCCCAGACTCCAGTGAAGCAGGAAGCAGGCAGTGGCTTTGTGCTGCCCCCGCCTGGCACCGACCTCGTGTTCTTACGGGAGGGTGCAAGCAGTCCCGTGCAGGTGCCTGGCCCAGCTCCAGCCTCCACAGCGGCTCTGTTACAG GCAGTAGACCCAGGCCTGCCACCTGTGAAGCAAGAGCCACCTGACCCTGAGGAGGACAAGGAGGAGGAGAACAAGGATGACCCCACCGCTGACTTGGCCCcagaggaggaggcaggaggggctggCACGCCCGTG ATCACGGAGATTTTCAGCCTGGGTGGAACCCGCCTCCGGGACACAGCAGTCTGGTTGCCAAG TCTGCAGGGCAGGCAATCGGGAAGGGAAGATGGATGTAAAGAGTGGGAGACCGAGGAGACACTGGCGCCCACGAGCACGAGCTGCAAACCACGCGGATGGCCCGGAACCCATGTCAGCCTCTCACCACCTCCAACTTCGATGATGTGGGTTTCCTGCAGAAGAAGCTGGTGCCCTTCATCACAGAGTTAA
- the LOC101339409 gene encoding methyl-CpG-binding domain protein 1 isoform X13, producing the protein MAEDWLDCPALGPGWKRREVFRKSGATCGRSDTYYQSPTGDRIRSKVELTRYLGPACDLTLFDFKQGILCYPAPKAHSLAVPSRKRKKPSKPAKAQKRQVGPSKSEVRKEAPRDETKADAGTVPASLPAPGCCENCGISFSGDGTRRQRLKTLCKDCRAQRIAFNREQRMFKRVGCGECAACQVTEDCGACSTCLLQLPHDVASGLFCKCERRRCLRIVERVSRAGGVGPRLTCTPDPHSPGPMRHTSGPPQSRGCGVCRGCQTREDCGRCRVCLRPPRPGLRRQWRCVQRRCLRGKHGRRRGGCDSKVAPRRRPPRTQPLPALPPSQPPESPELQPYTNRRQNRKCGACAACLRRMDCGHCDFCCDKPKFGGSNQKRQKCRWRQCLQFAMKRLLPSVWAGSEDGAGPPAPYPRRKRPGSARRPRLGQTPKPPLATPMAQPDRAQTPVKQEAGSGFVLPPPGTDLVFLREGASSPVQVPGPAPASTAALLQEAQCPGLSWVVALPQVKQEKADAQEDWTPGTAILTSPVLLPGCPSKAVDPGLPPVKQEPPDPEEDKEEENKDDPTADLAPEEEAGGAGTPVITEIFSLGGTRLRDTAVWLPSLQGRQSGREDGCKEWETEETLAPTSTSCKPRGWPGTHVSLSPPPTSMMWVSCRRSWCPSSQS; encoded by the exons ATGGCTGAGGACTGGCTGGACTGCCcggccctgggccctggctggAAGCGCCGTGAGGTCTTTCGCAAGTCAGGTGCCACCTGTGGACGCTCAGACACCTATTACCAGAG ccccacaggaGACAGGATCCGAAGCAAAGTTGAGCTGACCCGATACCTGGGCCCTGCGTGCGATCTCACCCTCTTTGACTTCAAACAAGGCATCCTGTGCTATCCAGCCCCTAAG GCCCATTCCTTGGCCGTCCCCAGCAGGAAGCGGAAGAAGCCTTCGAAGCCAGCCAAGGCTCAGAAACGTCAGGTTGGACCTTCGAAGAGCGAAGTCAGGAAGGAGGCCCCAAGGGATGAGACCAAGGCTGATGCTGGCACAGTCCCAGCCTCACTTCCTGCGCCTGG GTGCTGTGAGAACTGTGGAATCAGCTTTTCAGGGGATGGAACCCGACGGCAGCGACTCAAGACTCTGTGCAAGGACTGCCGAG CACAGAGAATTGCTTTCAACCGGGAGCAGAGGATGTTTAAG CGTGTGGGCTGCGGGGAGTGTGCGGCCTGCCAGGTAACAGAAGACTGTGGGGCCTGCTCCACCTGCCTTCTGCAGTTGCCCCATGATGTGGCCTCGGGGCTGTTCTGCAAGTGTGAGCGAAGACGGTGCCTCCGGATTGTGGAAAGGGTGAGTCGGGCAGGTGGGGTGGGCCCGAGGCTCACCTGCACTCCTGACCCTCATAGCCCTGGCCCCATGCGTCACACCTCCGGCCCCCCACAGAGCCGAGGGTGTGGAGTGTGCCGGGGCTGTCAGACCCGAGAGGACTGTGGCCGTTGTCGAGTCTGCCTTCGCCCTCCCCGCCCTGGTCTCAGGCGCCAGTGGAGGTGCGTCCAGCGGCGTTGCCTGCGG GGTAAACACGGCCGCCGCAGGGGAGGCTGCGACTCCAAGGTGGCTCCCCGGCGGCGCCCTCCCCGAACCCAGCCACTGCCTGCACTTCCGCCCTCGCAGCCTCCAGAGTCTCCAGAGCTG cagCCTTACACGAACCGTCGGCAGAACCGCAAGTGTGGGGCCTGTGCGGCCTGCCTGCGGCGGATGGACTGTGGCCACTGCGACTTCTGCTGTGATAAGCCCAAATTCGGGGGCAGCAACCAGAAGCGCCAGAAGTGTCGTTGGCGCCAGTGCCTGCAGTTTGCTATG AAGCGGCTGCTGCCAAGTGTCTGGGCAGGTTCCGAGGATGGCGCCGGGCCACCCGCACCTTACCCGCGTCGAAAGAGGCCTGGCTCTGCTCGAAGGCCCCGTCTGGGTCAGACCCCGAAGCCTCCCTTGGCCACGCCCATGGCCCAGCCAGACCGTGCCCAGACTCCAGTGAAGCAGGAAGCAGGCAGTGGCTTTGTGCTGCCCCCGCCTGGCACCGACCTCGTGTTCTTACGGGAGGGTGCAAGCAGTCCCGTGCAGGTGCCTGGCCCAGCTCCAGCCTCCACAGCGGCTCTGTTACAG GAGGCCCAGTGCCCTGGCCTGAGTTGGGTCGTGGCCTTACCCCAGGTGAAGCAAGAGAAGGCGGATGCCCAGGAAGACTGGACACCGGGCACAGCCATCCTGACTTCTCCTGTATTGCTGCCTGGCTGCCCCAGCAAG GCAGTAGACCCAGGCCTGCCACCTGTGAAGCAAGAGCCACCTGACCCTGAGGAGGACAAGGAGGAGGAGAACAAGGATGACCCCACCGCTGACTTGGCCCcagaggaggaggcaggaggggctggCACGCCCGTG ATCACGGAGATTTTCAGCCTGGGTGGAACCCGCCTCCGGGACACAGCAGTCTGGTTGCCAAG TCTGCAGGGCAGGCAATCGGGAAGGGAAGATGGATGTAAAGAGTGGGAGACCGAGGAGACACTGGCGCCCACGAGCACGAGCTGCAAACCACGCGGATGGCCCGGAACCCATGTCAGCCTCTCACCACCTCCAACTTCGATGATGTGGGTTTCCTGCAGAAGAAGCTGGTGCCCTTCATCACAGAGTTAA